A genomic window from Leptolyngbya sp. BL0902 includes:
- a CDS encoding 4a-hydroxytetrahydrobiopterin dehydratase, whose protein sequence is MATLLSADAIQAKLSDLPDWSLKGKAITCTRTFKNFIAAVDFVNRLVEPAEAAGHHPDLSISYNKVVIEMTTHDAGGLTEKDFALAQTISAID, encoded by the coding sequence ATGGCCACCCTACTCAGCGCCGATGCCATTCAAGCCAAGCTTAGCGACCTGCCCGACTGGAGCCTCAAGGGCAAGGCAATTACCTGCACCCGCACCTTCAAAAACTTCATTGCGGCGGTGGATTTTGTAAACCGCCTCGTCGAACCCGCTGAGGCCGCAGGCCATCATCCCGACCTCTCCATTTCCTACAATAAGGTCGTGATTGAAATGACCACCCACGATGCGGGTGGCCTGACGGAAAAAGATTTCGCCCTGGCCCAAACGATTTCAGCGATTGATTAA